The genomic segment AGAGCCGCTGACCATTATCTGCCACTCGCACCGCCGCCGCTAGACTGCCATTTCAGCGGCGGAAGTAGTCCGCAGCCGGTGAGCGTGGTTAAATCAGTTTATTAACCCTATTTGCCTGAGACACAGCATTGACGCCAGTGACCCCTGACACCACCGCTTACGTGCAATGGTTCCGCCAGTCTTCCCCCTACATCAATGCGCACCGGGGCAAAACCTTTGTGCTGATGTTCGAAGGTGATGCCATCGCCGATGCCAACTTCACCAACGTCGTGCAGGATATCGCCCTGCTCACCAGTCTCGGCGTACGCCTGGTACTGGTGCACGGTGCCCGGCCACAAATCGACATGGCCCTTGAGCGCCTGGGGGCACAGAGTACCTTCCACAAGGACTTCCGTATCACCGACCGTCAGGCCCTGACTGCCGTCAAGGCTGCCGTTGGCTACGTCAAGGCCGATATTGAATCACGCATGTCGGTTGGGCTGCCCAACTCTCCCATGCACGGTGCCCGCATGCGAGTTGTCAGCGGCAACTTTGTCACCGCCCGGCCCATGGGGGTGATTGACGGCATCGACTTCCAGCACACTGGCGAAGTTCGCCGGATAGACCACAGCGCCATTACGGATCTGCTGGCGGCCGGTAATATTGTGCTGCTGTCCTGCCTGGGTTACTCACCGTCAGGGGAAGTCTTCAACCTCGCCGTTGAAGATGTCGCCCGCCACACCGCCACCAGCCTGCGCGCCGACAAACTGATTCTGATGGGTCAGGATGACGGCTTGCTGGATAACACTGGCCATACCCTGCAACAGTTGACCTGTCGTGCACTGGAAGAACGCTTGCCACAAATCAGCGGCGAAGCACGCAACCATGCCGAAGCGGCACTGAGAGCCGTTAGCCAGGGCGTGCCACGCGCCCACCTGATCGGTTTTCACCACGACGGCGCGCTGCTGCAAGAGCTGTTTACCCGTGAAGGCAAGGGCACCATGATCAGCCAGGATCCTTACGACCAGCTGCGGCCCGCCAGAATTGATGATGTTGGTGGCATTCTCACCCTGCTGAAACCGCTGGAAGATGCCGGTATCCTGGTGCGCCGTTCACGGGAGTTGCTGGAAACCGAGTTGAGCCGCTTTTACGTCATCGAACGTGACGGCATGATCACCGCCTGCGCCGCCTTGTATCCTTATTCTGATGATCGTGCCGAGCTTGGCTGTGTGGCCGTGCATCCCGACTATCGTGGTGGCCATCGCGGCCAGCTATTGCTGGAACAGATCGAACAGGAAGCCCGCAGACGTCAGTATCAACAACTGTTTGTGCTAACGACCCGAACCGCACACTGGTTTATTGAGCAAGGCTTTGTGCCTGGTCAAGTATCTGATCTACCCGAAGAGCGTCAGAAGCTCTATAACTTCCAGCGCAACTCCAAGGTATTCCTGAAAACACTCTGAACACAGGCATCACACTATGAGTGAGTGGTTTATTGCTGCCAATGAAATACACCGACGCTACGACGACTATGGCGTCATACAAGTGTTCGACGATGGTAATAAACGCTACCTCAGTTTCGGCACCGCTGATG from the Candidatus Thalassolituus haligoni genome contains:
- the argA gene encoding amino-acid N-acetyltransferase yields the protein MTPDTTAYVQWFRQSSPYINAHRGKTFVLMFEGDAIADANFTNVVQDIALLTSLGVRLVLVHGARPQIDMALERLGAQSTFHKDFRITDRQALTAVKAAVGYVKADIESRMSVGLPNSPMHGARMRVVSGNFVTARPMGVIDGIDFQHTGEVRRIDHSAITDLLAAGNIVLLSCLGYSPSGEVFNLAVEDVARHTATSLRADKLILMGQDDGLLDNTGHTLQQLTCRALEERLPQISGEARNHAEAALRAVSQGVPRAHLIGFHHDGALLQELFTREGKGTMISQDPYDQLRPARIDDVGGILTLLKPLEDAGILVRRSRELLETELSRFYVIERDGMITACAALYPYSDDRAELGCVAVHPDYRGGHRGQLLLEQIEQEARRRQYQQLFVLTTRTAHWFIEQGFVPGQVSDLPEERQKLYNFQRNSKVFLKTL